The following coding sequences are from one Phycisphaeraceae bacterium window:
- a CDS encoding MmcQ/YjbR family DNA-binding protein — MKSAGFRRVALSMPFAVEGAHMGHADFRVAGKVFASLPPPAKGREKEERGMVRLGVAEQRRVVKEMPGVFEPAAGAWGRQGCTYVRLGGVDRGTLGRVMEAAWRRVAPKELVEGVE; from the coding sequence ATGAAGTCAGCGGGATTCAGGCGGGTGGCGTTGAGCATGCCGTTTGCCGTAGAGGGGGCGCACATGGGGCATGCGGATTTTCGGGTGGCGGGGAAGGTGTTCGCGTCGTTGCCGCCGCCGGCGAAGGGGCGGGAGAAGGAGGAGCGGGGGATGGTGCGGCTTGGGGTGGCGGAGCAGCGGCGGGTGGTGAAGGAGATGCCGGGGGTGTTTGAGCCCGCGGCGGGGGCGTGGGGGAGGCAGGGGTGCACGTATGTGCGGCTGGGCGGGGTGGATCGGGGGACGCTGGGGCGCGTGATGGAAGCGGCGTGGAGAAGGGTGGCGCCGAAGGAGTTGGTGGAGGGGGTGGAGTAG
- a CDS encoding TolC family protein codes for MTRPTSVPRPPRRRSPASLLAAASLFAAGCSNPFGPADSDYGLRLPEQRYRNIERLKIEDYARPTSLPEQPEDVIARRFDKNRFAGLEKVDISLEQARASAVENNLEIKVVLVDPRLAGQTLRAEEAKFEAVFKPFVTYRDRNDPTLDVTTINEETSTSYGAAVDVPLRSGGRASVSIEENSTDSSNPFLTLSKSYQANTLFSISQPLLRNAGRQTATYSIRIASYDDQITQARTKLEIIRQLAAVDRSYWRLYAARQQLDVTQQQYELASAQLDRVKRRFDAGATPEVEVLRSQSGLAERLGSIIIAENNVLTQQRETKRIINMPGLPIESATVIVPATLPEPIHYQFDPVSLCESAIGTRMEMLELELQLARDATTIDFTQNQALPLFTLDFTYRIPGLGASFSAANSQMTSVDFQSWTVGLAGEIPIGNEAAKARVDRAILARLQRLSTRESREQAIRQEVLNAIDQVNANWQRILAARQATLAATRTFEAEQRQNDVGLRTSTDVLDAATRLAEAQFSEISAITDYQIGLVDLAFATGTLLGKARVDWLSGPPTPAEQAIADPPAPRGDAGLFPVNTIAPELPAFQPPATPPEPTPSPGPAPAADAPAPPAAPTP; via the coding sequence ATGACGCGACCCACCTCGGTCCCTCGCCCTCCCCGCCGCCGCTCCCCCGCCTCCCTCCTCGCCGCCGCGTCTCTCTTCGCCGCCGGCTGCTCCAACCCCTTCGGCCCCGCCGATTCCGACTACGGCCTCCGCCTCCCCGAGCAGCGCTACCGCAACATCGAGCGACTCAAGATCGAGGACTACGCCCGGCCCACCTCGCTCCCCGAGCAGCCCGAAGACGTCATCGCCCGCCGCTTCGACAAGAACCGCTTCGCCGGTCTCGAGAAGGTCGACATCTCACTCGAACAGGCCCGCGCCTCCGCCGTCGAGAACAACCTCGAAATCAAGGTCGTCCTCGTCGATCCCCGCCTCGCCGGCCAGACCCTCCGCGCCGAGGAGGCCAAGTTCGAGGCCGTCTTCAAGCCCTTCGTCACCTACCGCGACCGCAACGACCCCACCCTCGACGTCACCACCATCAACGAGGAGACCAGCACCTCCTACGGCGCCGCCGTCGATGTCCCCCTCCGCTCCGGCGGCCGCGCCAGCGTCAGCATCGAGGAGAACTCCACCGACTCCTCCAATCCCTTCCTCACCCTCAGCAAGTCCTACCAGGCCAACACCCTCTTCTCCATCAGCCAGCCCCTGCTCCGCAACGCCGGCCGCCAGACCGCCACCTACTCCATCCGCATCGCCTCCTACGACGACCAGATCACCCAGGCCCGCACCAAGCTCGAGATCATCCGCCAGCTCGCCGCCGTCGACCGCTCCTACTGGCGCCTCTACGCCGCCCGCCAGCAGCTCGACGTCACCCAGCAGCAGTACGAACTCGCCTCCGCTCAGCTTGATCGCGTCAAGCGCCGCTTCGACGCCGGCGCCACCCCGGAGGTCGAGGTCCTCCGCTCCCAGTCCGGCCTCGCCGAACGCCTCGGCTCCATCATCATCGCCGAGAACAACGTCCTCACCCAGCAGCGAGAGACCAAGCGCATCATCAACATGCCCGGGCTCCCCATCGAGTCCGCCACCGTCATCGTCCCCGCCACGCTCCCCGAGCCCATCCACTACCAGTTCGATCCCGTCTCCCTCTGCGAATCCGCCATCGGCACCCGCATGGAGATGCTCGAACTCGAACTCCAGCTCGCCCGCGACGCCACCACCATCGACTTCACCCAGAACCAGGCCCTTCCCCTCTTCACCCTCGACTTCACCTACCGCATCCCCGGCCTGGGCGCCTCGTTCTCCGCCGCCAACAGCCAGATGACCTCCGTCGATTTCCAGAGCTGGACCGTCGGCCTCGCCGGCGAGATCCCCATCGGCAACGAGGCCGCCAAGGCCCGCGTCGACCGCGCCATCCTCGCTCGCCTCCAGCGCCTCAGCACCCGCGAGTCCCGCGAGCAGGCCATCCGCCAGGAAGTCCTCAACGCCATCGACCAGGTCAACGCCAACTGGCAGCGCATCCTCGCCGCCCGCCAGGCCACCCTCGCCGCCACCCGCACCTTCGAGGCCGAGCAGCGCCAGAACGACGTCGGCCTCCGCACCAGCACCGACGTCCTCGACGCCGCCACCCGCCTCGCCGAGGCCCAGTTCTCCGAGATCAGCGCCATCACCGACTACCAGATCGGCCTCGTCGACCTCGCCTTCGCCACCGGCACCCTCCTCGGCAAGGCCCGCGTCGACTGGCTCTCCGGCCCACCAACCCCCGCCGAGCAGGCCATCGCCGATCCGCCCGCGCCCCGCGGCGACGCCGGCCTCTTCCCCGTCAACACCATCGCGCCCGAACTCCCCGCCTTCCAACCCCCCGCGACTCCCCCCGAGCCCACGCCCTCGCCCGGCCCGGCCCCCGCCGCCGACGCCCCGGCTCCCCCAGCCGCCCCCACCCCATAA
- a CDS encoding ABC transporter permease: MIILRVLIQTVFLAVSQIWANKVRALLTTLGIIIGVAAVIGTVSATDGLKRFVLKEFETFGTKKVYIDGWMPRSKRGRGIPWWKSELVMAEVDAIVKHTTTIDKFTPLFFGSYDLAYNDQLLKSIQVTGIWPQWHDIESRYVTQGRRFTSIDEEQRLSVCLVNDKAIELLTLDREPVGESILIGGRRFKVVGVVETKTISPMFGGGEAEAEVYIPLSMAMSLNPGRRHVNFLLGELSSPDKAEEAKAEVGFMLRRMRNLPPGEEDNFRVQVLQQFIDQFNKVATAITAGAGGIVAISLLVGGIGIMNIMLVSVSERTREIGLRKAMGARPAVILMQFLVEAVVLCLAGAGIGLLVGEGLTLAMTKLPGSPLENAVVPFWAIVLSVGFSVVTGVLFGMFPAIKAARLDPIAALRHE; this comes from the coding sequence ATGATCATCCTCCGCGTCCTCATCCAGACCGTCTTCCTCGCCGTCTCCCAGATCTGGGCCAACAAGGTCCGCGCCCTGCTCACCACCCTGGGCATCATCATCGGCGTCGCCGCCGTCATCGGCACCGTCTCCGCCACCGACGGCCTCAAGCGCTTCGTCCTCAAGGAGTTCGAGACCTTCGGCACCAAGAAGGTCTACATCGACGGCTGGATGCCCCGCAGCAAGCGCGGCCGCGGCATCCCCTGGTGGAAGAGCGAGCTCGTGATGGCCGAGGTCGACGCCATCGTCAAGCACACCACCACCATCGACAAGTTCACGCCCCTCTTCTTCGGCTCCTACGACCTGGCCTACAACGACCAGCTCCTCAAGAGCATTCAGGTCACCGGCATCTGGCCCCAGTGGCACGACATCGAGAGCCGCTACGTCACCCAGGGCCGCCGCTTCACCAGCATCGACGAGGAGCAGCGTCTCTCCGTCTGCCTCGTCAACGACAAGGCCATCGAACTGCTCACCCTCGACCGCGAGCCAGTCGGCGAGTCCATCCTCATCGGCGGCCGCCGTTTCAAGGTCGTCGGCGTCGTCGAGACCAAGACCATCAGCCCCATGTTCGGCGGTGGCGAGGCCGAGGCCGAGGTCTACATCCCCCTCTCCATGGCCATGAGCCTCAACCCCGGCCGCCGCCACGTCAACTTCCTCCTCGGCGAACTCTCCTCCCCCGACAAGGCTGAAGAGGCCAAGGCCGAAGTCGGCTTCATGCTCCGCCGCATGCGCAACCTCCCCCCGGGCGAGGAAGACAACTTCCGCGTCCAGGTTCTCCAGCAGTTCATCGATCAGTTCAACAAGGTCGCCACCGCCATCACCGCCGGCGCCGGCGGTATCGTCGCTATCTCCCTCCTCGTCGGCGGCATCGGAATCATGAACATCATGCTCGTCTCCGTCAGCGAGCGCACTCGTGAGATCGGCCTCCGCAAGGCCATGGGCGCCCGCCCCGCCGTCATCCTCATGCAGTTCCTCGTCGAGGCCGTCGTCCTCTGCCTCGCCGGCGCGGGCATCGGCCTCCTCGTCGGCGAGGGCCTCACCCTCGCCATGACCAAGCTCCCCGGCTCGCCCCTTGAGAACGCGGTCGTCCCCTTCTGGGCCATCGTCCTCTCCGTCGGCTTCAGTGTGGTCACCGGCGTCCTCTTCGGAATGTTCCCCGCCATCAAGGCCGCACGCCTCGACCCGATCGCCGCCCTCAGGCACGAATGA
- a CDS encoding ABC transporter ATP-binding protein encodes MTIHIRQVEKIYKIGVERVHALRGIDLTIGKNEFVAIMGASGSGKSTLMNILGCLDRPTRGVYELNGRPTHRMGAAALAQVRNEEIGFVFQSFELLPRATALKNVALPLIYSRRFWWGTGKRARRALERVGLGDRVRHKPNQLSGGQRQRVAIARALVNEPSIILADEPTGNLDSRTSEEIIGLFNALHAEGQTIVMVTHEEDIAGYAHRIVRLRDGLIVSDYPTAEDPIHRDYLNRALDAAQRAAEPVAVPAEGSA; translated from the coding sequence ATGACCATCCACATCCGTCAGGTCGAGAAGATCTACAAGATCGGCGTCGAGCGCGTCCACGCGCTCCGCGGCATCGACCTGACCATCGGCAAGAACGAGTTCGTCGCCATCATGGGCGCCTCGGGCTCGGGCAAGAGCACCCTGATGAACATCCTCGGGTGCCTCGACCGGCCCACCCGCGGCGTCTACGAACTCAACGGCCGGCCCACCCACCGCATGGGCGCCGCCGCCCTCGCCCAGGTCCGCAACGAGGAGATCGGCTTCGTCTTCCAGTCCTTCGAGCTGCTCCCCCGCGCCACGGCCCTCAAGAACGTCGCCCTCCCCCTCATCTACTCCCGCCGCTTCTGGTGGGGCACGGGCAAGCGCGCCCGCCGCGCCCTCGAACGCGTCGGCCTCGGCGACCGCGTCCGCCACAAGCCCAACCAGCTCTCCGGCGGCCAGCGCCAGCGCGTCGCCATCGCCCGCGCCCTCGTCAACGAGCCGAGCATCATCCTCGCCGACGAGCCCACCGGCAACCTTGATTCCCGCACCAGCGAGGAGATCATCGGCCTCTTCAACGCCCTCCACGCCGAGGGCCAGACCATCGTCATGGTCACCCACGAAGAGGACATCGCCGGCTACGCCCACCGCATTGTCCGCCTCCGCGACGGCCTCATCGTCTCCGACTACCCCACCGCCGAGGACCCCATCCACCGCGACTACCTCAACCGCGCCCTCGACGCCGCCCAGCGCGCCGCCGAGCCCGTCGCCGTCCCCGCCGAGGGCAGCGCATGA
- a CDS encoding efflux RND transporter periplasmic adaptor subunit: protein MWKWLLGIFIVCVLGCAGGGFFLATSDFGKSFARKFSGKANATQVRIEKVARGELVRTVNAPGSIEPKTKVIVSAQVSAKIIALPFREGDAVKKGDVIVRLDSVDLAARLESAQAELKADEARLEGARASFENAKAELDRQKELFSSRDVSKSDLDRAEAEYRRADAALRAATFSIEVARANIARAAKDLDNAVITSPMDGRIVKLNSEVGETVLGTFNNAGTSIMEIADLSVMLLRARVDESNIAPVKENQSARIYINAYPGEELRGRVDKVGLKRLIAQDQSGYFEVEILVDKPPERLLRSGLQANTDIEVETLADVIRIPSQAVVDRRVDELPKEAQDANASLGQRKAYARIVYRVIDDPDATDPNTRKAVAVPVITGASDLSHTVIVAGLEEGWGVVTGPYKALVSVKQGDRVIDENDAKKPDKPGEAAPTAAASAKN, encoded by the coding sequence GTGTGGAAGTGGCTCCTTGGCATATTCATAGTCTGTGTCCTCGGCTGCGCCGGGGGGGGCTTCTTCCTCGCCACCAGTGACTTCGGCAAGTCCTTCGCCCGCAAGTTCTCCGGCAAGGCGAACGCCACCCAGGTCCGCATCGAGAAGGTCGCCCGCGGCGAACTGGTCCGCACCGTCAACGCCCCCGGCTCCATTGAGCCCAAGACCAAGGTCATCGTCAGCGCCCAGGTCTCGGCCAAGATCATCGCCCTCCCGTTCCGCGAGGGCGACGCCGTCAAGAAGGGCGACGTCATCGTCCGCCTCGATTCGGTCGACCTCGCCGCCCGCCTCGAGTCCGCCCAGGCCGAACTCAAGGCCGACGAGGCCCGCCTCGAGGGCGCCCGCGCCTCGTTCGAGAACGCCAAGGCCGAACTGGACCGACAGAAGGAACTGTTCAGCTCGCGCGATGTCTCCAAGTCCGACCTCGACCGCGCCGAGGCCGAGTACCGGCGGGCCGACGCCGCCCTCCGCGCCGCCACCTTCTCCATCGAGGTCGCCCGCGCCAACATCGCCCGCGCCGCCAAGGACCTCGACAACGCCGTCATCACCTCGCCCATGGACGGCCGCATCGTCAAGCTCAACTCCGAGGTCGGCGAGACCGTTCTGGGAACCTTCAACAACGCCGGCACCTCCATCATGGAGATCGCCGACCTCTCCGTCATGCTCCTTAGGGCCCGCGTCGATGAATCCAACATCGCCCCGGTCAAGGAGAACCAGTCCGCGCGCATCTATATCAACGCCTACCCCGGCGAGGAACTCCGCGGCCGGGTCGACAAGGTCGGCCTCAAGCGGCTCATCGCCCAGGACCAGTCCGGCTACTTCGAGGTCGAGATCCTCGTCGACAAGCCGCCGGAGCGGCTCCTCCGCTCCGGCCTCCAGGCCAACACTGATATCGAGGTCGAGACCCTCGCCGACGTCATCCGCATCCCCAGCCAGGCCGTCGTCGATCGGCGCGTCGACGAACTCCCCAAGGAAGCTCAGGACGCCAACGCATCGCTCGGCCAGCGCAAGGCCTACGCCCGCATCGTCTACCGCGTCATCGACGACCCCGACGCGACCGACCCCAACACCCGCAAGGCCGTCGCCGTCCCCGTCATCACCGGCGCCAGCGACCTCTCGCACACCGTCATCGTCGCGGGCCTCGAGGAAGGGTGGGGCGTCGTGACCGGCCCCTACAAGGCCCTCGTCTCCGTCAAGCAGGGCGACCGCGTCATCGACGAGAACGACGCGAAGAAGCCCGACAAGCCCGGCGAGGCCGCGCCTACGGCCGCCGCCTCCGCCAAGAACTGA
- a CDS encoding DinB family protein — protein sequence MQYRLDHAKTLLARTPEVLRALLADVPDEWTTSPYGPGTWSAHEVVAHLIHCEEADWVPRARIILQHGPARPFDPLDRAGHAELSRAHTTAALIDLFAHARRASLTALAQMALSEPDLDRPGTHPAFGPVTLRELMATWVVHDLNHIAQVCKAMAFQYGDQVGPWRAYLSILAPPAPR from the coding sequence GTGCAGTACCGCCTCGATCACGCCAAGACACTCCTGGCCCGCACCCCCGAGGTCCTCCGCGCGCTCCTCGCCGACGTTCCCGATGAGTGGACCACCAGTCCCTACGGCCCCGGCACCTGGAGCGCCCACGAAGTCGTTGCCCACCTCATCCACTGCGAGGAGGCGGACTGGGTCCCCCGCGCCCGGATCATCCTCCAGCACGGCCCTGCGCGCCCCTTCGACCCGCTTGATCGCGCCGGCCACGCCGAACTCAGCCGCGCCCACACCACCGCCGCACTCATCGACCTGTTCGCGCACGCCCGCCGCGCCAGCCTCACGGCCCTCGCCCAGATGGCGCTCTCCGAGCCCGACCTCGATCGCCCCGGAACGCACCCCGCGTTCGGCCCGGTCACCCTGCGAGAACTCATGGCAACCTGGGTCGTCCACGACCTGAACCACATCGCGCAGGTTTGTAAAGCAATGGCGTTCCAATACGGCGACCAGGTCGGCCCGTGGCGGGCCTACCTGTCGATCCTCGCACCGCCCGCGCCCCGCTAG
- a CDS encoding cytochrome P460 family protein, with product MHPAKRTALVMVAAATATVIVASFAGGPGLTGAGSDPNVEHQLPPGYRDWRLISVAREEGDLDDIRAVLGNDAAISAYREQTLPFPDGAVIARLAWACLPSEENNKVFGKPQSFVAGPPKNGIQFMVKDSARYASTGGWGYFQFDDGKPMTDQAKLQGCFDCHQAVKARDYVFTRYAR from the coding sequence ATGCACCCCGCGAAGCGCACCGCTTTGGTCATGGTTGCGGCCGCCACGGCGACCGTGATCGTTGCCTCGTTTGCCGGCGGGCCAGGATTAACTGGAGCAGGGTCCGACCCGAACGTTGAACACCAACTTCCTCCGGGATACCGCGACTGGAGGCTGATCTCCGTCGCGCGCGAGGAAGGCGACCTCGACGACATCCGCGCTGTCCTGGGGAACGACGCGGCGATCAGCGCCTACAGAGAGCAGACCCTTCCGTTTCCGGACGGCGCCGTCATCGCCCGTCTGGCCTGGGCCTGCCTCCCATCGGAGGAGAACAACAAGGTCTTCGGCAAGCCCCAGTCGTTCGTGGCCGGCCCGCCCAAGAACGGGATCCAGTTCATGGTGAAGGACTCCGCCCGGTACGCCTCGACCGGCGGGTGGGGCTACTTCCAGTTCGACGACGGCAAGCCGATGACCGACCAGGCGAAACTCCAGGGCTGCTTTGATTGCCACCAGGCGGTCAAGGCACGCGACTACGTATTTACGCGGTACGCCCGCTAG
- a CDS encoding glycine--tRNA ligase: MSEQPTAPETSTRKSMDEIMALCKRRGFVYQASEIYGGINGFWDYGPLGAQLKKNLREAWWQDMIMQPCWGRKGPNDEPVRCVPVETRIVQHPKVWAASGHVAGFNDPMVDDKETKQRFRADQLYGVYTQPGMDEATSQTVRHFANLARPDINILPLATIIASTEGEAVEQLQSDKKLQKAIGIGAIFYLKLVEDGGGWYGELEFKGKPIRVTIRAVPMDQLKTNSMLVPSPFTGKKGFLIEPRQFNLMFKTYIGATATEDDVAYLRPETAQGIFVQFKNVVDTTRIRVPFGIGNTGTSFRNEVTPRNFTFRSREFDQAELEFFCHPTESADWYKFWRDFRMEWWQSLGLAGENLRLREHDKDELSHYSVGTSDVEYRFPFTAPDFGELEGIAHRGDYDLRQHQQHSGAKLEYFDTDRGETLPNGSKKGERYLPHCIEPAAGLDRGVLAILCEAYTKDASRPSPEIMKFHPRLAPIKAAVFPLVNKDGMPEVGEKLHAAIAARFGRTGFIEIDAKQSIGKRYARMDEAGCPFCFTVDGDTLKDQTVTVRDRDTGAQSRIAIDKVNDYLTERLG, from the coding sequence ATGTCCGAGCAGCCCACCGCCCCCGAGACCAGCACCAGGAAGTCGATGGACGAGATCATGGCGCTCTGCAAGCGCCGCGGCTTCGTGTACCAGGCGAGCGAGATCTACGGCGGCATCAACGGCTTCTGGGACTACGGCCCGCTGGGCGCACAACTGAAGAAGAACCTGCGCGAGGCATGGTGGCAGGACATGATCATGCAGCCCTGCTGGGGGCGCAAGGGGCCCAACGACGAGCCGGTGCGGTGCGTGCCGGTGGAGACGCGGATTGTCCAGCACCCCAAGGTGTGGGCGGCGAGTGGGCACGTCGCGGGGTTCAATGACCCGATGGTGGATGATAAGGAGACTAAGCAGAGGTTTCGGGCAGATCAGCTGTACGGCGTGTACACACAGCCAGGAATGGACGAGGCCACATCGCAGACAGTTCGGCATTTTGCTAATCTCGCACGGCCAGACATCAACATTCTTCCGCTGGCAACGATCATCGCATCCACCGAAGGCGAAGCGGTGGAACAGTTGCAGTCTGACAAAAAGCTCCAAAAGGCCATTGGTATCGGTGCAATTTTTTATCTCAAGCTAGTTGAGGACGGTGGTGGCTGGTATGGCGAATTGGAGTTCAAGGGGAAGCCAATACGCGTTACCATTCGCGCGGTACCAATGGATCAGCTTAAGACTAATTCAATGCTGGTGCCATCTCCCTTTACGGGAAAGAAGGGATTTCTGATTGAGCCCCGCCAGTTCAACCTCATGTTTAAGACCTACATCGGCGCCACCGCGACCGAGGACGACGTCGCCTACCTCCGACCCGAGACCGCCCAGGGCATCTTCGTCCAGTTCAAGAACGTCGTCGACACCACCCGCATCCGCGTCCCCTTCGGCATCGGCAACACCGGCACCAGTTTCCGCAACGAGGTCACGCCCCGCAACTTCACCTTCCGCTCCCGCGAGTTCGACCAGGCCGAACTCGAGTTCTTCTGCCACCCCACCGAGAGCGCCGACTGGTACAAGTTCTGGCGCGACTTCCGCATGGAGTGGTGGCAGTCCCTCGGCCTCGCCGGCGAGAACCTCCGCCTCCGCGAGCACGACAAGGACGAACTCTCCCACTACTCCGTCGGCACCAGCGACGTCGAGTACCGCTTCCCCTTCACCGCCCCCGATTTCGGCGAACTCGAGGGCATCGCCCACCGCGGCGACTACGACCTCCGCCAGCATCAGCAGCACTCCGGCGCCAAACTCGAGTACTTCGACACCGACCGCGGCGAGACCCTCCCCAACGGCTCCAAGAAGGGCGAACGCTATCTCCCGCACTGCATCGAGCCCGCCGCGGGCCTCGACCGCGGCGTTCTGGCGATCCTCTGCGAGGCCTACACCAAGGACGCCTCCCGCCCCAGCCCGGAGATCATGAAGTTCCACCCGCGCCTCGCCCCGATCAAGGCGGCGGTCTTCCCGCTGGTCAACAAGGACGGCATGCCGGAGGTCGGCGAGAAACTCCACGCGGCGATCGCCGCCCGGTTCGGCCGCACCGGCTTCATCGAGATCGACGCCAAGCAGTCCATCGGCAAGCGCTACGCCCGCATGGATGAGGCCGGCTGCCCCTTCTGCTTCACCGTCGACGGCGACACCCTCAAGGACCAGACCGTCACCGTCCGCGACCGCGACACCGGCGCCCAGTCGCGAATCGCGATCGACAAGGTGAACGACTACCTGACGGAGCGGCTTGGGTAA
- a CDS encoding sulfite exporter TauE/SafE family protein, giving the protein MTLLTFTLILFVGSLAAGLLGSLTGLGGGGIIVPLLVLGMGVDLRYAIGASLVAIVATSSGAAAAYVREGYTNVRLGMLLEIATSSGAMAGALLSALIPGSAVALVFGLMLVYTAKSAMQNPPPANSDDLPDPLSSRLRLASTYPGDAAAGVVVGARGEGGVPYSVHRVPLGFLIMLLGGAISGLTGTGAGVVKVLAMDRVMRVPFKVSTTTSNFMIGVTAATGAGVYFARGQVDPRLCVPIILGVSAGSIIGARLLTRMKTRALRIIFAIIVAVIGVRMIIGALGGGF; this is encoded by the coding sequence GTGACCCTGCTGACGTTCACCCTGATCCTGTTCGTGGGCTCGCTCGCCGCGGGCCTGCTGGGTTCGCTTACCGGCCTGGGCGGGGGCGGGATCATCGTTCCGCTGCTGGTGCTGGGGATGGGGGTGGACCTGCGGTACGCGATCGGGGCGTCGCTCGTCGCGATCGTGGCGACCTCGTCGGGGGCCGCCGCGGCGTACGTGCGCGAGGGGTACACCAACGTGCGGCTGGGGATGCTGCTGGAGATCGCGACCTCGTCGGGGGCGATGGCGGGGGCGCTGCTGAGCGCGCTGATCCCTGGCTCGGCGGTGGCGCTGGTCTTCGGGCTGATGCTGGTGTACACCGCGAAGTCGGCGATGCAGAACCCGCCGCCCGCCAACTCCGACGACCTGCCCGATCCGCTGTCATCACGGCTGCGCCTGGCCTCGACCTACCCGGGGGACGCCGCGGCGGGGGTGGTCGTGGGAGCACGAGGCGAGGGGGGCGTCCCCTACAGCGTGCACCGGGTGCCGCTGGGGTTCCTGATCATGCTGCTGGGCGGGGCGATCTCCGGGCTAACGGGGACCGGGGCGGGTGTCGTGAAGGTGCTGGCAATGGACCGCGTGATGCGCGTGCCGTTCAAGGTCTCGACGACAACGAGCAACTTCATGATCGGCGTGACCGCCGCGACGGGGGCGGGCGTGTACTTCGCGCGGGGCCAAGTGGACCCGCGGCTGTGCGTGCCGATCATTCTGGGCGTCTCGGCGGGGTCGATCATCGGGGCGCGGCTGCTGACGCGGATGAAGACGCGGGCGCTGCGGATCATCTTCGCGATCATCGTGGCGGTCATCGGGGTGCGGATGATCATCGGGGCGCTGGGAGGTGGCTTCTGA
- a CDS encoding DUF1634 domain-containing protein, producing MLLTSGLVLACAISLVGGVMLLVQGHGEVVEFKSFEAEPTAMRSIGGIWSGATSLDGGSIALLGALVLVATPIARVALAMVAFLLEGDRLYVVIAAIVLALLLTSLLLGV from the coding sequence GTGCTGCTGACGTCGGGGCTGGTGCTGGCGTGCGCGATCTCGCTGGTCGGCGGCGTGATGCTGCTGGTGCAGGGGCACGGCGAGGTGGTTGAGTTCAAGAGTTTCGAGGCCGAGCCCACGGCGATGCGGTCGATCGGCGGGATCTGGAGCGGCGCGACGTCGCTGGACGGGGGCTCGATCGCGCTGCTGGGGGCGCTGGTGCTGGTCGCGACGCCGATCGCGCGGGTGGCGCTGGCGATGGTCGCGTTCCTGCTGGAGGGGGACCGGCTCTATGTCGTCATCGCCGCGATCGTGCTGGCGCTGCTGCTGACGAGCCTGCTGCTGGGCGTGTGA